Genomic DNA from Spirochaeta isovalerica:
AGAGAATAACATGACTGTTATGACTGTGGATTTAATGCAGAAGAATGTTTTCTTCAATGGCCAAATCCTCCTTTCGTGATTTTCTGTTTTTATTAATTATAAGCAGCAGTACAATGACCGTTGCAAACATTAGCGAAGATAATGCATTTATCTTGGGATTTATACCTCTTCGAGCCATGGAGAACACAGCTATGGAGATATTGGAAACGCCCGAGCCGGTCGTAAAAAAACTAATCACAAAATCATCAATTGACATGGTAAAGGCAATGAGCCATCCGGAAATAATCGACTGTTTGAGCTGGGGCAGAATAATCTTGAACAGAGCTTCCACTGGCCTGGCGCCCAGATCCAATGCCGCTTCCATCTGATGGCGGGACAGGCGTCTCAATACGGGAAGTACGGTTATAATGACATAGGGAATGGAAAACATGATATGGGCCAGGAGAAGAGTCATAAAACCGAAAGTCATTTTCAGAAAGATATAGAGAGACATTAGTGATATGGCCGTAACGAGATCGGGATTCAGAAGAGGAAGATCGTTAATGGACAGCAGAAGTCCCGATGATCTTCTCTTCATGTGCCTTATGCCCCAGGCGGTGATGGTTCCTGCGATCGTGGAAAAGGTGGAGGCGATGAAAGCTATGAGAATCGTGTAACCCATGGCTCTGAGAATATTTCTGTCTCTGAAAAGTTCCATGTACCATCTCAGTGTGAAACCCGTCCATTTCGCTCCGGTACGGCCCTCGTTGAATGAATAGATGATCAGGACGAGAATAGGCATATAGAGAAAAACAAGCAGTAACAGAATCAGCCAGTGGGGAAGGTATTTTCTTTTCATGATTCCTCCCTTTTCTCTCTGTCAAAAAGGGATAGCAGAATCATGGTGCTTAAGATCACGAGCATGAGAATGACGGAGATGGAACTGCCGAAATTCCAGTTTCCGACTTTCAGAAACTGTCTTTCTATCAGGTTGCCGATCATCATATCCTGCCCCCCACCGAGAATTATGGGGATGATGAAAGTGCTGACAGAAGGCATGAAAACCAGTGAAATTCCTGAGATGATGCCTGGTAAAGAGAGGGGGAGAACGACTTTAAGAAAAACTGTCCGGTTATCGGCTCCGAGATCTCTCGCCGCTTCAATCAGTTTGTGATCCATTTTATCGAGAACCGATAGAATCGGCAGGATCATAAAGGGAATGAAATTGTAAACCATCCCCAGGAGTACCGCACCCTCGGTATAGAGAAACTGAATCTTTTCCAGACCGGACAATTCCAGCAGGCTGTTCAGTAAACCCGTATTTCC
This window encodes:
- a CDS encoding ABC transporter permease, whose product is MKRKYLPHWLILLLLVFLYMPILVLIIYSFNEGRTGAKWTGFTLRWYMELFRDRNILRAMGYTILIAFIASTFSTIAGTITAWGIRHMKRRSSGLLLSINDLPLLNPDLVTAISLMSLYIFLKMTFGFMTLLLAHIMFSIPYVIITVLPVLRRLSRHQMEAALDLGARPVEALFKIILPQLKQSIISGWLIAFTMSIDDFVISFFTTGSGVSNISIAVFSMARRGINPKINALSSLMFATVIVLLLIINKNRKSRKEDLAIEENILLH
- a CDS encoding ABC transporter permease subunit, whose amino-acid sequence is MKSRFNRYAWPYALWATVIIVLPLIVIVVFSFRKNGTFTLEGYRMFFTPLYLKVLLKSLELALKATLICLILGYPIALLISREDGKSKNTLMLLLMLPMWINFLLKTYAWRPILGNTGLLNSLLELSGLEKIQFLYTEGAVLLGMVYNFIPFMILPILSVLDKMDHKLIEAARDLGADNRTVFLKVVLPLSLPGIISGISLVFMPSVSTFIIPIILGGGQDMMIGNLIERQFLKVGNWNFGSSISVILMLVILSTMILLSLFDREKREES